CTACCGGCAATAAGCTATTCGCTCGAATCGTATCCTCAAGTTCCACAAAGTTCTTTTGAAAAACAGTGACTCTTGAGTTATTGGTGAACTTCATACGGGCATTGGCAACAGCAGTTTCATCCTGATCAAAACATACCAGCCTGCCCGAAGCACTCAACCGCTGGAGCAACAGTGCCGAGTGTCCGGCTCCCCCCAGCGTACAGTCCACGTATAGTCCGTCAGGGTCTGTAAACAGCATTTCAATTGTCTCTTGCAGCAGGACGCTTTTGTGTTCAAAAACCACTTGAGAGCCATTCCTTCCTTTGCTTTATCGCAAGCGTACCCACTTTTCGTTTACCCTATGTACGATGGTGTATTTTTCTAGATCATTAAACCCATTGCAGCAAGGGACTCAGCATCATCTTCATAATTTTTGGCAGCGTTGGTGCTGTATTCTCTCCATTTCAAGGAATCCCAGACCTCGATTCTATCCATGACACCGACAACAACGACATCTTTTTCCAAAAAAGCACGCTCCCGCAAATTTGCAGGTACCAAGATCCTCCCCTGTTTATCAAATTCACACTCGGCAGCGCTGGAAAAGAACAAGCGGGTAAATTCACGGGCTCTGGTTTGCGATACCGGAAGCTGTTTCAGCTTCTCCACAAAATCAAACCATCCGTTTTCAGGATAAAGAAAAAGACAGTCCTCCATCCCCTTGGTAATAAACGACTTATTGCCAAGAAGCTCTCTGAACTTTGCCGGTATGATCAGACGGCCTTTATTGTCTATCGTATGGAGAAATTCCCCCATGAACATAATCTTCACCCCACCAGGCACCACTAACTTACCACTTCAACCCACTATACCCCACATATTCTCTATTTTTCTGAGAATTCCTGCTACAAAAAAAAGAAAACAAAAAAATAGGAATTTAGTCCCTATCTTTCATGTTTTCCTTAATCCGCTAATCAAAAAAATCCAAACATAATGGTTAGGTAATGTCCTGCGAATTTTTATTTGGCAGGATCGCAGCAGCAAAATTCTGTTCTTGGAAAAGTTCACGAATCAGTTCCCGCAGAATCAGATTTTTCACCATCTTGGGCAGAACGCCGCTTTGCTTCACGAAAGCAGGCAGGGCGAATGCTTCCCCGCTGCTTTTTGTTTTCACTTCCCGTAAATTCGTACTGACCAATTCCAGAAAATCCTGAAACGAATAGACTCGAAACCGATAAATATCCTGTTCCAGGGCAATAAATTCCAAAAGAGCAATTACCATTTCCTCATAACTTGTTTCTTTTTTCATATCGAGCAAAGCAGCAATCTTCGGTATAATATATTCATAAAGCATCCTCCTGTAAGGAATGCCTTTAAAGCCCAGCTTTTCTCCCAACGCCAAAATTTTTTTCTCACCGAGAGACAGCATCATGCGAATAAAAAAGTCCTCATCCCCTGTTGGTTCGATATAATACTTTTGGCCTTTCAGACGCCTGAACTGCCTTATAACATCGTAATAACCAAGTTCAAGATGGTATCTGGCCTGTTCATTGCTGAAATCCAGGATACTGCCAAGCGTCTCGGCGGGAGAAATATATTGAACATGAACCTCCCTGTCCGTAAGCTTTCTGCGACGGCCCAGCGCGTTGGTCCTGATAGCAATGATCTCTTTGAAACCTTTGCCCACCAGCATGTTTAAAGGCAGATTGTCATAGAAACCGCCGTCAAGATAGTGTTTTCCGTCAATTTTTTCTTGCTGAAAAGCAGGAAGGTTTGAGCTTGCCAGTAAATATTCTACAACTTTGCCCTTGGGGACATCCTCGAGAAAAAATTCCATGGGTTTCATATCCGACAGGGAAACCGTCGTAAATCCGAACAACATTTTGGATTCTCTAAGCTTGTCTTCATCCACGATTTCCTGAAGCAGTTTTTTGATAAATGTGATATCCAGGCCTTTGCTGGAGGCAATCTCCTTGGTCTTTTTCATGTAGTAAAGCAGTCCATCATGGGATATGTCCAACTTTTTAAGTTCTTCCAGCCGTACTTCTTCGATATCAAATACCTTCGAGGGAGACATCTCATACCACAGCTCATACGCTTTATCCAGTTCGTCCTGAACAATCATCGCTCCATTCAGCGCCCCGATAGACGTACCGGCCACTGCCCCGTAGCTTATGCCCAATTCCTGCATCGCCTTACAGGCTCCAATCTGATAGGCGCCCTTTGCCCCTCCGCCTTCCAAAACAAGACCGTACATCCTTCCACTCCTTCACTCAAACTCCTGAGGTTAATACCGATCTCACCTGCACTTAGTTCTATCAAAAATGCTTACACTTTTATGATACACTAAAAAAGCCCTGCGGAATATACCGCAGAGCCTTGTTGTTGTGAGAATGATCGGGGCACTTAGAGTGTATTTAGAGTCCTTACTGTCCGACGGCTTTGTTAAGCTCTGCCACCAGATCATCAGGGTTTTTGCCATGCGTGATCGCAGCGCCTTCAACACTCTCCCTTGTTGCAGACGGGCATCCCAGACAGTGCATACCAAGTGCCACAAAAATTTCTGCAGTTTGCGGGTATTGTCTGAGAACCTGGCCGATAACCATATCTTTCGTGATCATTCGAGTTCCTCCTGTACAAGTTAGTTCAATGCTATTATAAAATATTTCATTATAAGAAGCAAACAAATTCATCGCGATTAGAATTTAGTAATAAATATTAAAATAAATGAAAAGAAAAGTCGATGTTAGGCAAGACCATTTGAATCAGATAGAAAAAATCCTGATAATGCCATGAACACGTGATCAGAATGCCAAAAAAGACTGTGGCTGGAACGATCAGCAGGCGTGAGTGTTTCCCACCGGCTTTCCAGGAGCCTCTGATCCTGGCAGGCAGGAATATAACGGACAGAAGGATATACGTCGCAATCGGGAAATAGTAAGGCATGCCGTATATTGTCAGCACGAAAGCAACGCCAACAAGAACAATCCAGCCGTATTTTCTTTCCATCCAGCATGTCAGCCCCAACGTCCCCGGATTTTGAGGGAAGGCTGAAGCTGCAACACCAACCTGCAGCAATCTTAAGACGATCAAAAAGAAGGAGATAAGGATGCAGACAAGTGCGAACGGGAGATCCTGTACTTCCTTAAGCCAGGTGAAGTCATAAGAAATCCAGGGCGGTATGGTATCGACCGGCAAATTAAAAAGTGGAGAAGCAACAATCGCTCCGAGCGTTCCCATGCGGGCCACGAGCGACAGACAACACCAAAAAAAAGCTCTGCGCACGGCCCTTTTGGGCAAATCATTAAACAGCTCCTGGTATTTCCATTTAATCGAGAAGAAGTTTTGGGCGCTCAAAAACACGAGGCAGATCAGCCATAAAATTACGGCAACTTTTTCCGTTTTCCATTTGGAATCTGATGGTTGCACCATGTTGGCTGACCCATCGGAATAATAAGTCAGTTTTCCCCATTCACCCTGCAATCCTTCAGGCAGGATCAAAATATTCTCTGTTACGCTTGAATCAACCGGACCTTTTGGGAATGAAAGTTGATACTGTGAAAAGCCGGAAATCATATCTCCAGCCTTCCGAAAGTATTCTGAGGAAGCCGCGGAATCATCAATGCCTTTGGCAATCGTCCAGGCTAATACCGACGGATGCTTTGCCGCAACGGCAGCAAGATCTTCAAAAACCGCCGGATCCGGTATCTTAGACGACGCCGTAAAACCGACAGGCATTTCCAGCCATACGCCCACGCCAAGCTTGTCTGCGGCATACAGCCAGCTCTCATCAGGGAAGAAGCCCATAAAGCAGATCACATGATAGCCGCCGGATTTAAGGTTCTTCAGAAAGGTCTCCGTCTGGCGCTGATTTCGAATTGTGTAATCCTGTTCCTGGGAAATGATTTGGCCCCGGACGTCCAAGGCTGTACCGTTCATTATCCATTTTCCGTTTGCTGTTCCCAGCTGACGGATTCCGACCGGGAGCTGAAGACTGTCATAGCCTCCGCGGTTATTGGTTATATTCAGATTAAGCTCATACAGGAAAGGATCTTCCGGACTCCAGGAATGCGCAGTCGGCACCTGAAAAACCAGCTCCGCGTCTTGCTCAAATTTGCCGTTGGTACTCAGCGGAAGTACACATTCGGCGAGCTTCTGCTGATTAGCGGTTAAAGCTCCGTTTAAGACCCAAGGTCCTTGCTCCAGCATATCGTGATGCTTGATCTTCACGCGGGCCTTCACTTGCTTTTTCGCTGAATCATACGAAACAGCTATGCTCGATAAATCAATGGTCGTTTCTGATACTGCCTCCAAGCGTACCTGACCGGTAATTTTTCCTTGTTCCGGCCATAACCAGCCAAAAATTCTGTTCTGCTGAACGCTGTTCTTCTCAGCCTTCAGGTACAACGTGTTTTCCTTGCTGAAATCAAATCTGGAGGCAGGAAAGTTTAAAATATATACGCCGCCGTTTCCTTCAACTTCACCGATCAAATTCACATCATCAATGCCGTTTAAGAATACGCTTACCTTTCCGTTTACCCCTTCCAGAACCAACTGAGCCGTCTTGTAACTCCATTTGCCGGTAACAGAAAATTTTTTAGCGGCAACATCGAACCCTTGACTCGAAGGTATAATCAAATCTTTGGCCTGGTTGAGGTCCAAAACATCAATCATGTTATCCATTGCCTCATTTTCATAGGTCAAAGCCTGTCTTAAGCTTGAATAGCTATTCCATTTTCCGCCTAAGTCCTGGGCAATCCTGTACGGTTTAGTGACAGGGTTATCACTGTATAGTTCAACACCCGGAGTGTTTTCCCAGCATATGGATACTGCAAGAGCAGCAATAATAAACATCGAAACAAGTATGACTGTAAATCTTTTAAACATAAAACCTCGCAAAATCTTGCATTTTCATATTTATTTCGAGCAAAGCCCTAAAAAAACCTGCAAAAAATTAGAAAACTTGGCTGCCAAGCTTTGGCAGCCTTAGTTACACTTATATCCATCAGAAAGATGTTATGACCGCGGCATTTATCCATCCACGGACATCAAAAATGCTGATAACAGTCTGAAACTATTACCAGCATCATATTTAGCGTTCTCTTGTTTAGAAGTTCACCCCAACATTTGACGGAGAGCCTTATTCTTTGCTGTCTTGACAACCTGGACATACCCCATAAAACACCAGGTTATGGGTATGCACATCAAAGCCTGTTTTATCAGTGACCATTGCATCCATATCAATTAATGCGCTATGAAAATCGACAACCCTGCCACATCTCGAACACATCACATGATAATGGTTTACCGGATTACCATCGAAACGGCTGGACATATCCCCACAAGGAAGTTCCAGAAGAAACCCATGTTCCTTGAGCATATTCAGTGTGTTGTAAATCGTGCCCAGGCTCACACCGGGGAACTTCGTCTTCACCTGTTTGTAGATCTCTTCCGCAGTGGGATGGGAATCAGTAACTAATAAAAATTCCAAAATTGCCTGCCTTTGGGGAGTAAAGCGTATTCCCTTATCCTTTAATCCCTTTAGAATTTCGACAGCATTCACGGCTTTCAATTCCTTTCGTCAATTGTTGAGAAGCTTTGAGTTTGTATATAAATTTAGTCTATTTTTAGAATCATTATAATTATTTGTATTATATACCCACTGGACAAATGCCGTCAATAAAAAGAAAGAGCATCTTTCAGATACTCTTTCTTTATTGCAGTATTTAATTATCCTTCAATAATTGCACCAGAAGGACAAGCGTCTACACAAGCGCCACATTCTGCACAGGTATCAGCATCGATGACATATTTGCCGTCGCCTTCGCTAATAGCTCCTACTGCACATTCATCGACACAGGATCCGCATGTTGTGCAGTCGTCAGTAATAATGTATGCCATAGTCCCAACCCTCCTTTTCCTATTTCACCAGCAACTATATCAAAGTGCAGACAAAAAGACAAGTGTATTTTTGAGCTAAGCTATTTCCGGAAAGAAAAATGATTGCCATGCAAACCTTAAAATATTTGAAATACTAAGGCCTGTATGGCACCTTGTATAATCTCCTCAGGCAATAGGAACAGTATGGAAGCATCCGGTTGCTGACGTGGTTGCGGCGAAATGTGACCCTGGAAATATCATCGTGTTCGTGTCCGCAGGAACGGCATCTTTCAATCATTGAATTTCCATCTCCCATTTGTGTTATTGTGAACAAAGAAACGCAATTAACAATTAACGTCAATGTTTAGTTCTATTATTCTCCAATCAGCGTGTTTTTAAACATCAAAGCATGAGGTCTTTGCCCCGCAAACCCGGTTATTTCTTTTACGCCGAATAGCTTTAACTGCTGGACAACCTCTTCAAGATCACGTCCCACCGTACTTGGTTCATGCGCATCTGAGCCTAGGGTGATTGGGATGCCCATCTGGTAAATCAGTTCAAGCAGTTTCGGCTCCGGATAAAATTCCTGCACAGGCTTATACCGTCCGTTGGTATTGACTTCGATGGCCAGTCCTTGCTTCCTAATCGTTTCCAGGGTCCTGCCTGCAAGAATCCTTACGTCTGTCCGCGGCCTGATTTTGAACAGTTTGATCAAATCGAAATGCCCGATAATCTGAAACATTCCGCTGGCAGCTGCTTTTTCCACCAGCGCGAAGTACTCCAGGTACAAGCTGTCAGGGTCCCGCCTAAGATGTTCTTCTTCTTCCTCGGGATAATCGAAGAACCATCCGCTAATTTCATGGACAGAACCGATCGTATAGTCAAAGGGATATGAACTAATCCGTTTGCGGATCAGTTCTTCATTTTCTTCCCGATAGTCGACCTCAAGACCTATTCTCACCTGCAATTCAGGATACTCTTCGGCGACTTCCCTGATCAGATCCAGGTTTAGGTCATTCCAGTACATATCATGATCTGCAAAACCAATCTGAACTAAATTCTTCTTTTTAGCCTCGTCAAGAAAAAGACGGATATTTCCCCTTGTTACTTCCCGGTCAAGATGCCCGAGCAAATGAACATGTAAATCAAGCATAACCTACCTCGTAACCTTTAATACTTTTTTTAAATCTTAGATCGAATGATTCATTCTATCTAAAGATTATCCGGCGGAATATGAAACATCTGTATGCAATCTATTTTCCATAAAAAGCACCAAATTCCTGCAAAAAAACTTTTGCATAGTTTCTTAGAAAACAGGACACAATGATATTAGTCTCACGTTTTCCAATTTTATCCCCACTCCTCTCTTTTCTTAACTTGCGGCAGATGGTCGCAAGTTTTTTTGTTATTTAACAGAAATATATATATTAAAAATCATGTTGTTAGGGCTGCTTGTGTAATTATTTAACGAAAGTTGTACTAGCGTTTGATAATTCAGACATGCGGCTGGTTCAAGCGAATAGAATTAACCGAGTAATCTTATTCTGAAAAGCTGAAGGAGCTGCTGATGCTTGTCCCCATCTGTTTTACTTTTTTAGGCCTGATGATATTATTGACAGGAATAAAAATTCTTAGAGATGGCCTGGAAAAATTCACAGGGTCTTATTTCCAGCTCGTTCTGCAGAGATTCACCGCAACCACCGGGAGAGGATTCATCAGCGGCATTCTGGCGACAAGTATCCTGCAATCGAGCACAGCGCTGACCGTAATGGCAATTTCCTTTGTTGACGCCGGTTTGTTAAGCTTTCAAAATACGTTCGGACTGATCCTCGGAAGCAATATTGGCAGCACGGTAACGCCCCAGCTTTTGTCTTTGCCGCTCAAGGATTTCGCCATATGGCTGGTCCCGCCCGGATTTCTAGGGTTCTGGCTGCTGAAAGGCAAAATAAAATTCTTTTGCTATGCGTTGGCCGGCTTAGGCCTGATGTTTTTCTCTCTTTCCGTTTTGGAATCCGCGATGATCCCGCTTGCCTCGACCTCATATTTCCAGGAACGGCTACTCCATCTAAACAGCAGCTATCTTGAAAGCATTGTGGCAGGTACCGTTCTCTCGGCGGCCCTGCATTCTTCAAGTGCAACGGCAGGCCTTGTGATGGTTTTAACAGAAAGAGGCTGGCTTGATCTGCCAACCTCCCTTGCGTTTATTTTCGGAGCCAATATCGGGACCTGCTTCACCGCTTTGATTGTCTCAGCTTTTACCTCAAGATCAGCTCAATGGGTTGCGTTATTTCATGTGTTCGTTAACGTTTTTGGCGTTCTGATGTTTTACCCGCTTCTGGATCCGCTGACCGAGATGATCAGGTTCCTTGGAGGAAGCCTAAGCCGCCAGATTGCCAACGGTCATACAATTTTTAACATCCTGTCTTCGCTTATGGTTCTTCCTCTGCTGCCCTATATCAGCCGGTTACTGGCCAGATCCCGTTAGCGCGTACTACCGTCCCATCTTAGCTTTCCAACCTGAAGGTTCCCTTTGTCCCTGAAAATATCAACTTTTTGAGCCGGTTCATCAATCTTGATCAGCTCTTTGCCAATGAAAATTTTAATATTGGCGTGGCAAAACTCAATATTGATATGGCTGTCTTTGGATGCCTTGATTGTCGTGGCACTGATATTCGAGCCGCCAAGTTCCCAAATGTAAACATCACCCGAGCAACTGATCTCGCCGCCGCGGCAGACACCATGAATTTTCATACAGCCTTCAATTTTTAAAATGGAATTGTACACGCCTTTATGGCAGAAGAAATCGCCGGCGCAGCTGATTTCAGAGTTCTGGACATAACTGACGTCACAAAGAACACTGGCCGAGGCGGCCAGTCCTTTGGTGGCCATGAAGAAACCTACAATCTTCAGGGCATTTTTAAGATAAAGCGTATCTTTAAGTTGAAGCGGTCCTAATCCGATCATAAAATGCTTCACCGAACGTATCGCCTGATCAAGCTCCGGGGATACAAACCCGCGTTCCTGGCTGTTAAGCAGTCTCTCCAGCTCTTCAACCTTCTTTGGCAATTGTTGAAAATTCTTCTCCAGGATGACCTTGAACAGCTGGCCAACACTCGTATTGGCGGATACTCCCTGCAGCTGCTCA
This genomic stretch from Dehalobacter restrictus DSM 9455 harbors:
- the mraZ gene encoding division/cell wall cluster transcriptional repressor MraZ — translated: MFMGEFLHTIDNKGRLIIPAKFRELLGNKSFITKGMEDCLFLYPENGWFDFVEKLKQLPVSQTRAREFTRLFFSSAAECEFDKQGRILVPANLRERAFLEKDVVVVGVMDRIEVWDSLKWREYSTNAAKNYEDDAESLAAMGLMI
- a CDS encoding patatin-like phospholipase family protein — encoded protein: MYGLVLEGGGAKGAYQIGACKAMQELGISYGAVAGTSIGALNGAMIVQDELDKAYELWYEMSPSKVFDIEEVRLEELKKLDISHDGLLYYMKKTKEIASSKGLDITFIKKLLQEIVDEDKLRESKMLFGFTTVSLSDMKPMEFFLEDVPKGKVVEYLLASSNLPAFQQEKIDGKHYLDGGFYDNLPLNMLVGKGFKEIIAIRTNALGRRRKLTDREVHVQYISPAETLGSILDFSNEQARYHLELGYYDVIRQFRRLKGQKYYIEPTGDEDFFIRMMLSLGEKKILALGEKLGFKGIPYRRMLYEYIIPKIAALLDMKKETSYEEMVIALLEFIALEQDIYRFRVYSFQDFLELVSTNLREVKTKSSGEAFALPAFVKQSGVLPKMVKNLILRELIRELFQEQNFAAAILPNKNSQDIT
- a CDS encoding DUF1858 domain-containing protein, which encodes MITKDMVIGQVLRQYPQTAEIFVALGMHCLGCPSATRESVEGAAITHGKNPDDLVAELNKAVGQ
- a CDS encoding beta-galactosidase, with the protein product MFKRFTVILVSMFIIAALAVSICWENTPGVELYSDNPVTKPYRIAQDLGGKWNSYSSLRQALTYENEAMDNMIDVLDLNQAKDLIIPSSQGFDVAAKKFSVTGKWSYKTAQLVLEGVNGKVSVFLNGIDDVNLIGEVEGNGGVYILNFPASRFDFSKENTLYLKAEKNSVQQNRIFGWLWPEQGKITGQVRLEAVSETTIDLSSIAVSYDSAKKQVKARVKIKHHDMLEQGPWVLNGALTANQQKLAECVLPLSTNGKFEQDAELVFQVPTAHSWSPEDPFLYELNLNITNNRGGYDSLQLPVGIRQLGTANGKWIMNGTALDVRGQIISQEQDYTIRNQRQTETFLKNLKSGGYHVICFMGFFPDESWLYAADKLGVGVWLEMPVGFTASSKIPDPAVFEDLAAVAAKHPSVLAWTIAKGIDDSAASSEYFRKAGDMISGFSQYQLSFPKGPVDSSVTENILILPEGLQGEWGKLTYYSDGSANMVQPSDSKWKTEKVAVILWLICLVFLSAQNFFSIKWKYQELFNDLPKRAVRRAFFWCCLSLVARMGTLGAIVASPLFNLPVDTIPPWISYDFTWLKEVQDLPFALVCILISFFLIVLRLLQVGVAASAFPQNPGTLGLTCWMERKYGWIVLVGVAFVLTIYGMPYYFPIATYILLSVIFLPARIRGSWKAGGKHSRLLIVPATVFFGILITCSWHYQDFFYLIQMVLPNIDFSFHLF
- a CDS encoding Fur family transcriptional regulator, encoding MNAVEILKGLKDKGIRFTPQRQAILEFLLVTDSHPTAEEIYKQVKTKFPGVSLGTIYNTLNMLKEHGFLLELPCGDMSSRFDGNPVNHYHVMCSRCGRVVDFHSALIDMDAMVTDKTGFDVHTHNLVFYGVCPGCQDSKE
- a CDS encoding DUF362 domain-containing protein, with amino-acid sequence MAYIITDDCTTCGSCVDECAVGAISEGDGKYVIDADTCAECGACVDACPSGAIIEG
- a CDS encoding histidinol-phosphatase HisJ family protein, with the translated sequence MLDLHVHLLGHLDREVTRGNIRLFLDEAKKKNLVQIGFADHDMYWNDLNLDLIREVAEEYPELQVRIGLEVDYREENEELIRKRISSYPFDYTIGSVHEISGWFFDYPEEEEEHLRRDPDSLYLEYFALVEKAAASGMFQIIGHFDLIKLFKIRPRTDVRILAGRTLETIRKQGLAIEVNTNGRYKPVQEFYPEPKLLELIYQMGIPITLGSDAHEPSTVGRDLEEVVQQLKLFGVKEITGFAGQRPHALMFKNTLIGE
- a CDS encoding Na/Pi cotransporter family protein translates to MLVPICFTFLGLMILLTGIKILRDGLEKFTGSYFQLVLQRFTATTGRGFISGILATSILQSSTALTVMAISFVDAGLLSFQNTFGLILGSNIGSTVTPQLLSLPLKDFAIWLVPPGFLGFWLLKGKIKFFCYALAGLGLMFFSLSVLESAMIPLASTSYFQERLLHLNSSYLESIVAGTVLSAALHSSSATAGLVMVLTERGWLDLPTSLAFIFGANIGTCFTALIVSAFTSRSAQWVALFHVFVNVFGVLMFYPLLDPLTEMIRFLGGSLSRQIANGHTIFNILSSLMVLPLLPYISRLLARSR